In the Quercus lobata isolate SW786 chromosome 5, ValleyOak3.0 Primary Assembly, whole genome shotgun sequence genome, one interval contains:
- the LOC115990938 gene encoding ruvB-like protein 1, protein MLFKSLYSYAYFVRKGNFQLSKCFCGVQGKPSSAPPVVLGQVLLGTHMNCPYGILVDLLDRLIIIRTQTYDVADMIKILALRANVEDLVIDDESLAYLGDMGLQASLRHAVQLLSPSSIMAKMNGRDNICKADIEEVKALYMDAKSSARLLQAQQEKYIS, encoded by the exons ATGCTGTTTAAGTCCCTGTATAGCTACGCTTATTTTGTTAGAAAAGGCAATTTCCAGCTCTCAAAATGTTTTTGTGGGGTTCAAGGGAAACCTAGTTCAGCACCTCCTGTGGTGCTTGGACAAGTTCTGTT AGGGACTCATATGAACTGTCCTTATGGCATACTTGTCGACTTGTTGGACCGGTTGATTATTATCCGAACACAGACTTACGATGTTGCTGACATGATAAAG ATTTTGGCTCTCCGTGCAAATGTGGAGGACCTAGTAATAGATGACGAAAGTTTGGCTTACCTGGGTGACATGGGTCTACAAGCATCCTTAAG GCATGCAGTTCAGCTGTTATCGCCCTCCAGTATTATGGCAAAAATGAATGGCCGTGACAATATCTGCAAG GCAGATATTGAGGAAGTGAAAGCTCTCTATATGGATGCAAAGTCTTCAGCAAGACTTCTTCAAGCGCAGCAGGAAAAATACATTTCATGA
- the LOC115990937 gene encoding pollen-specific leucine-rich repeat extensin-like protein 1, whose translation MGMRLNEQLLQSQAQAQHPKPNNVAGLGGGPAANEQANNGHETEPTATAIPSPSTSATRGHGMPATASPSTSAARGRGRRATTPRVVTSPEMPAPIPHSSPQPEVPPHIPDASPQPEVPSPNPPSQSDFDLSIDENVTPPILLETPSYPPTSFTAPTLGLYIEHHYPPTASSSDPLGPPVGIDTVQPHTDVPDEHSPSSFLTSTR comes from the exons ATGGGCATGAGACTGAACGAACAGCTACTGCAATCCCAAGCACAAGCGCAGCACCC CAAGCCCAATAATGTGGCTGGCCTTGGTGGTGGTCCTGCAGCAAATGAGCAGGCAAACAATGGGCATGAGACTGAACCAACAGCTACTGCAATCCCAAGCCCAAGCACAAGTGCAACCAGGGGCCATGGTATGCCTGCTACAGCAAGCCCAAGCACAAGTGCAGCCAGGGGCCGTGGTCGGCGTGCAACAACCCCTCGGGTTGTAACTAGTCCTGAGATGCCTGCACCCATCCCGCACTCATCTCCTCAGCCTGAGGTCCCTCCACACATCCCAGATGCATCTCCTCAACCCGAGGTCCCTTCACCCAACCCACCTTCGCAGTCCGATTTTGATCTCAGTATTGATGAAAATGTGACCCCTCCTATACTCCTCGAGACACCCTCTTACCCACCCACCAGCTTTACTGCGCCCACTCTTGGCCTCTACATAGAGCATCATTACCCACCTACCGCATCCTCATCTGACCCTCTGGGACCTCCGGTTGGGATTGACACTGTACAGCCACATACTGATGTACCAGACGAGCATTCCCCCTCATCATTCCTCACCTCCACAAGATAG
- the LOC115992673 gene encoding uncharacterized protein LOC115992673 — translation MDSESGSRLFGFIGAGATVGQLFGSLFATGMASLGPFLLLFAALLMEFAAQSSKGINKDVSHNSHLPEELTPIRALADQLEGTKEEEHKKYHGMVVEYIMVHGF, via the exons ATGGACAGCGAG TCAGGTTCAAGATTGTTTGGGTTTATTGGTGCTGGTGCCACAGTTGGCCAACTTTTTGGGTCATTGTTTGCCACCGGAATGGCTTCGTTGGGGCCAT TTCTACTCCTATTTGCTGCTTTGCTAATGGAATTTGCTGCACAGTCATCAAAAGGGATAAACAAGGATGTATCCCATAATTCCCATCTTCCTGAGGAATTAACTCCCATCAG GGCCCTTGCAGATCAGTTGGAAGGCACCAAAGAGGAGGAACATAAAAAGTATCATGGCATGGTGGTAGAATATATTATGGTACATGGATTTTGA